The proteins below come from a single Piscinibacter gummiphilus genomic window:
- a CDS encoding molybdopterin-dependent oxidoreductase, protein MLETRTTCPYCGVGCGVIVESDGAQITGVRGDPEHPANFGRLCTKGSTLHHTATRPITLQARLLHPAQRLSRQSAPQPVSWDAALTLAAERFSRTIREHGADAVGFYISGQLLTEDYYVFNKLAKGLVGTNNVDTNSRLCMSSAVAGYKATLGADAPPACYDDVNHASTLFITGSNTAFAHPILFRRIEDAKRANPAMKVIVADPRRTETAEFADLYLPILPGTDVALYHGMLHVMLWEGLVDHAYINAHTHGFEALRNRVRDYTPKEVAKLCGITEDALLQAARWFADSKGRTLSLYCQGLNQSSSGTDKNAALINLHLATGQIGKAGAGPFSLTGQPNAMGGREVGGLANLLSAHRDMGKAEHRAEVARLWGVDDVPAKPGKTAVEMFEAAADGEIKALWIACTNPAQSMPDQAAVHRALERAEFVVVQEAFSTTATCRYADLLLPATTWGEKDGTVTNSERRISRVRPAVPKPAETRHDWDIVVDFARRLERHLRPGLPTLFPYDTPESVWVEHRESTRGRDLDITGLSYARLEQSPAQWPFREGDTQGKERLYEDGIFPTADGRARFADVSYAPVAEPRDARYPFSLNTGRLRDQWHGMSRTGTIGRLFGHVPEPVVEMNAQDLARLRLSEGDLVHVTSRRGSVVLPVRASDQVAGTQAFIGMHWGEEFVSGSSATGSRIHGVNALTTPAYCPKSKQPEFKHAAVKVLKAELPWRLLGMAWLPDDKVISAREQLKSLMGAFAYASCVPFGRNRGGVLFRAAGYEAPPDDLVIQIEGMLGLGGAEVLHYADKRRGQRRTMRLAQAGDQTRLEGFVLAGDTSAESWVKPLLQDELPAQAYGRLLLLPGARAPVAVQARGRQVCTCFNVTEPEILSTLQGCEGSQDQQLAQLQGSLKCGTNCGSCIPELKRLVRAQLSAA, encoded by the coding sequence ATGCTCGAAACCCGCACGACCTGCCCTTACTGCGGCGTCGGCTGCGGCGTCATCGTCGAAAGCGACGGGGCGCAGATCACCGGCGTGCGCGGGGATCCGGAGCACCCGGCCAACTTCGGCCGGCTCTGCACGAAAGGGTCCACGCTGCACCACACGGCCACCCGGCCCATCACGCTGCAGGCGCGGCTGCTGCACCCGGCGCAGCGCCTCTCGCGGCAGAGTGCGCCGCAGCCAGTGAGCTGGGATGCGGCGCTCACGCTTGCCGCCGAGCGCTTCAGCCGGACGATCCGTGAGCACGGGGCCGATGCGGTGGGCTTCTACATCTCGGGCCAGCTGCTGACCGAGGATTACTACGTCTTCAACAAGCTGGCCAAGGGGCTCGTCGGCACCAACAACGTCGACACCAACTCGCGCCTGTGCATGAGCAGCGCGGTCGCCGGCTACAAGGCCACGCTCGGCGCCGATGCACCGCCCGCCTGCTACGACGACGTCAACCACGCCAGCACGCTCTTCATCACCGGCTCGAACACCGCCTTCGCCCACCCCATCCTCTTCCGCCGCATCGAAGACGCGAAGCGGGCGAACCCGGCCATGAAGGTGATCGTGGCCGACCCGCGCCGCACCGAGACGGCAGAGTTCGCCGACCTCTACCTGCCCATCCTCCCGGGCACCGACGTCGCCCTGTACCACGGCATGCTGCATGTGATGCTGTGGGAGGGCCTGGTCGATCACGCCTACATCAACGCCCACACCCACGGCTTCGAGGCCCTGCGCAACCGCGTGCGCGACTACACGCCCAAAGAAGTGGCGAAGCTTTGCGGCATCACCGAAGACGCGCTGCTGCAGGCGGCGCGCTGGTTCGCCGACTCGAAGGGCCGCACGCTCTCGCTCTACTGCCAGGGCCTGAACCAGAGCAGCAGCGGCACCGACAAGAACGCCGCGCTCATCAACCTGCACCTGGCCACCGGCCAGATCGGCAAGGCCGGCGCCGGCCCCTTTTCGCTGACGGGCCAACCCAACGCGATGGGCGGGCGCGAAGTGGGTGGCCTCGCCAACCTGCTGAGCGCGCACCGCGACATGGGCAAGGCCGAGCACCGCGCCGAGGTGGCGCGGCTGTGGGGCGTGGACGACGTGCCGGCCAAGCCCGGGAAGACGGCGGTCGAGATGTTCGAGGCCGCCGCCGACGGCGAGATCAAGGCCTTGTGGATCGCCTGCACGAACCCTGCGCAATCGATGCCCGACCAGGCCGCCGTGCACCGCGCGCTGGAGCGCGCCGAGTTCGTGGTGGTGCAAGAGGCCTTCTCCACCACCGCCACCTGCCGGTACGCCGACCTGCTGCTGCCCGCCACCACCTGGGGCGAGAAAGACGGCACGGTGACCAACAGCGAGCGCCGCATCAGCCGCGTGCGCCCAGCGGTACCCAAGCCGGCCGAGACACGGCACGATTGGGACATCGTGGTCGACTTCGCCCGCCGACTGGAGCGGCACCTGCGCCCTGGCCTGCCGACACTCTTCCCCTACGACACGCCAGAGTCGGTGTGGGTCGAGCACCGGGAAAGCACCCGCGGCCGCGACCTCGACATCACCGGGCTCAGCTACGCACGACTGGAACAATCGCCGGCTCAGTGGCCCTTCCGGGAAGGCGACACACAAGGCAAGGAGCGGCTCTACGAAGACGGCATCTTCCCCACCGCCGACGGCCGCGCACGCTTTGCCGACGTGAGCTACGCGCCCGTGGCCGAGCCGCGCGATGCACGCTACCCCTTCTCGCTCAACACCGGCCGCCTGCGCGACCAGTGGCACGGCATGAGCCGCACCGGCACCATCGGCCGCCTGTTCGGCCACGTGCCGGAGCCGGTGGTCGAGATGAACGCACAGGATCTGGCCCGACTGCGGCTTAGCGAGGGCGACCTCGTGCACGTGACCTCGCGTCGCGGCAGCGTCGTGCTGCCGGTGCGCGCGAGCGATCAGGTTGCCGGCACGCAGGCCTTCATCGGCATGCACTGGGGCGAGGAGTTTGTCTCCGGCAGCAGCGCCACCGGCTCGCGCATCCACGGTGTCAACGCGCTCACCACGCCCGCGTACTGCCCGAAGTCCAAGCAGCCCGAGTTCAAGCATGCGGCCGTGAAGGTGCTGAAGGCCGAGTTGCCCTGGCGCCTGCTCGGCATGGCTTGGCTGCCCGACGACAAGGTCATCTCCGCACGCGAGCAGCTCAAGTCGCTGATGGGTGCTTTTGCTTATGCGAGCTGCGTCCCGTTTGGCCGCAATCGCGGCGGCGTGCTCTTCCGGGCCGCGGGGTACGAAGCACCGCCGGACGATCTCGTGATCCAGATCGAGGGCATGCTGGGGCTGGGCGGCGCCGAGGTGCTGCATTACGCCGACAAGCGCCGTGGGCAGCGCCGCACGATGCGGCTCGCCCAGGCTGGTGACCAGACGCGTCTCGAAGGCTTCGTGCTCGCCGGCGACACCAGCGCCGAAAGCTGGGTGAAGCCGCTGCTGCAGGACGAGTTGCCCGCACAGGCCTACGGCCGACTGCTGCTCCTGCCCGGCGCCCGTGCGCCGGTGGCCGTGCAGGCGCGCGGGCGGCAGGTTTGCACGTGCTTCAACGTGACCGAACCCGAGATCCTCAGCACGCTGCAAGGCTGCGAGGGCTCGCAGGACCAGCAGCTCGCGCAGCTGCAAGGCTCGCTCAAGTGCGGCACGAATTGCGGCTCATGCATCCCTGAATTGAAGCGTCTCGTGCGCGCACAGCTCAGCGCCGCCTGA
- the rpsU gene encoding 30S ribosomal protein S21 has product MTSIRVKENEPFDVALRRFKRTIEKLGLLTDLRAREFYEKPTAERKRKKAAAVKRHFKRIRSMQLPKRLY; this is encoded by the coding sequence ATGACTTCTATTCGCGTCAAAGAAAACGAACCGTTCGACGTGGCCCTGCGCCGCTTCAAGCGCACGATTGAAAAGCTGGGCCTGCTGACCGACCTGCGCGCCCGCGAGTTCTACGAAAAGCCCACCGCCGAGCGCAAGCGCAAGAAGGCGGCCGCCGTGAAGCGTCACTTCAAGCGCATCCGCAGCATGCAGCTGCCCAAGCGCCTGTACTGA
- a CDS encoding sterol desaturase family protein, with the protein MLELDKLNQLTESHGELRRGKGMVTGVIALVLAMLCFLGVLAFHFPQYLTTPELRKSYDVNVIRTIMLVAIGISGGLSLFNLIRGRNRWLALWTFGLVALTLLLGGHKVEVDPNFPDHTPYIGLDWFILDLLGSTLIFIFIEKLWALRKDQPVFRAEWQTDMHHFIVNHMVVGFILLATNLLVHKLFGWAAHDGIRGWVAGLNFWVALFLIILVADLVQYWTHRAYHEVPLLWRLHAVHHSVKSMDWLAGSRQHILELLITRTLVLAPIYVLGFSKQVIDAYIIVVGFQAVFNHANVSVRLGPLRYLIVTPNFHHWHHSQDDEAIDKNYAAHFAFLDYLFGTAVKSDREWPAQYGVVGDYVPNGFWKQVKFPFTWKG; encoded by the coding sequence ATGCTCGAACTCGACAAGCTCAACCAGCTCACCGAATCCCACGGCGAGCTGCGCCGCGGCAAAGGCATGGTGACCGGCGTGATCGCGCTGGTGCTGGCCATGCTGTGCTTCCTGGGCGTGCTGGCCTTCCACTTCCCGCAGTACCTCACCACGCCCGAGCTGCGCAAGAGCTACGACGTCAACGTGATCCGCACCATCATGCTGGTGGCCATTGGCATCTCGGGCGGGCTCTCGCTGTTCAACCTCATCCGCGGCCGCAACCGCTGGCTGGCGCTGTGGACCTTCGGCCTCGTGGCGCTCACGCTGCTGCTCGGCGGGCACAAGGTGGAAGTCGACCCGAATTTCCCCGACCACACGCCCTACATCGGCCTCGACTGGTTCATCCTCGACCTGCTCGGCTCCACGCTGATCTTCATCTTCATCGAGAAGCTGTGGGCGCTGCGCAAGGATCAGCCCGTCTTCCGCGCCGAGTGGCAGACCGACATGCACCACTTCATCGTGAACCACATGGTGGTGGGCTTCATCCTGCTGGCCACCAACCTGCTGGTGCACAAGCTCTTCGGTTGGGCGGCGCACGATGGCATCCGCGGCTGGGTGGCGGGCCTCAACTTCTGGGTGGCGCTCTTCCTCATCATCCTCGTGGCCGACCTGGTGCAGTACTGGACGCACCGCGCTTACCACGAGGTGCCGCTGCTGTGGCGCCTGCATGCGGTGCACCACAGCGTCAAAAGCATGGACTGGCTGGCCGGCTCGCGCCAGCACATCCTCGAGCTGCTGATCACCCGCACGCTGGTGCTCGCGCCGATCTACGTGCTCGGCTTCAGCAAGCAGGTGATCGATGCCTACATCATCGTGGTGGGCTTCCAGGCGGTGTTCAACCACGCCAACGTGAGCGTGCGGCTCGGGCCGCTGCGCTATCTGATCGTCACGCCCAACTTCCACCACTGGCACCACTCGCAGGACGACGAGGCGATCGACAAGAACTACGCCGCGCACTTCGCGTTCCTGGACTACCTCTTCGGCACCGCGGTGAAGTCGGACCGCGAATGGCCCGCCCAGTACGGCGTGGTCGGCGACTACGTGCCCAACGGCTTCTGGAAGCAGGTCAAGTTCCCGTTCACCTGGAAGGGCTGA
- a CDS encoding GatB/YqeY domain-containing protein, translating to MSLKDQITEDMKTAMRAKEADRLLTIRGLMAAMKQKEVDERVTLDDAAIIGIVDKLIKQRKDSISQFAAAGRTDLVDKETAELKVLEAYLPQRMSADEIATEVAKIVASLGASGPGDMGKVMGAVKAQLAGKADMGLVSAAVKQALAR from the coding sequence ATGAGCCTGAAAGACCAGATCACCGAAGACATGAAGACCGCAATGCGGGCCAAGGAAGCCGATCGCCTGCTGACCATCCGCGGGCTGATGGCGGCCATGAAGCAGAAGGAAGTCGACGAGCGCGTGACGCTCGACGATGCGGCCATCATCGGCATCGTCGACAAGCTCATCAAGCAGCGCAAGGACTCCATCAGCCAGTTTGCCGCCGCCGGACGCACCGATCTGGTCGACAAGGAAACGGCTGAGCTGAAGGTGCTCGAGGCCTACCTGCCGCAACGCATGAGCGCCGACGAGATCGCCACCGAAGTGGCCAAGATCGTAGCGAGCCTCGGCGCCAGCGGCCCGGGCGACATGGGCAAGGTGATGGGCGCCGTGAAGGCGCAACTCGCCGGCAAGGCCGACATGGGCCTGGTCTCCGCCGCCGTCAAACAAGCGCTTGCACGCTGA
- a CDS encoding TIGR01244 family sulfur transferase, with the protein MTTPHVMPVAPDVCVAPQLDPSAMAWAAQNGFKSVVNNRPDFEGGPDQPTNAAIEAAARAAGLEYAFLPVNGGYQSPEEIERFAELLRTMPRPLLAFCRSGARSGKLYQAASAL; encoded by the coding sequence ATGACGACTCCCCATGTGATGCCCGTGGCGCCCGATGTGTGCGTCGCCCCCCAGCTCGACCCGTCGGCGATGGCCTGGGCAGCGCAGAACGGCTTCAAGAGCGTGGTCAACAACCGCCCCGATTTCGAAGGCGGCCCCGACCAGCCCACCAATGCCGCCATCGAAGCCGCGGCCCGCGCGGCCGGCCTCGAATACGCCTTCCTGCCGGTGAACGGCGGCTACCAGTCGCCGGAAGAGATCGAACGCTTCGCCGAGCTACTTCGCACGATGCCGCGGCCCCTGCTCGCGTTCTGCCGTTCGGGCGCCCGCTCGGGCAAGCTCTACCAGGCCGCAAGCGCACTCTGA
- the cobA gene encoding uroporphyrinogen-III C-methyltransferase: MTPAAVTRPVVTLVGAGPGDPELLTVKAVRAIRAATVLLVDDLVGEGVLRYARRSTRIVRVGKRGGCASTPQAFIEKLMAAEALKGERVVRLKGGDPFVFGRGGEEVEHLRKLGIEVTVVNGITSGLAAVTSLNVPLTHRDHAHGVIFVTGHAKEHGRSPDWATLAAAAAQGLTLVIYMGVAQAGHLQQGLLEGLGRSTPIAVVQHASLPHQRHAVGTLGDLAGLIEREGLGSPAIIVVGDVLQGLASLPLERGATRVA; encoded by the coding sequence ATGACCCCCGCAGCAGTAACCCGCCCCGTCGTCACTCTGGTGGGCGCTGGCCCGGGCGACCCGGAGCTGCTGACGGTCAAGGCGGTGCGCGCGATCCGCGCCGCCACGGTGCTGCTCGTCGACGACCTGGTGGGCGAGGGTGTGCTGCGCTATGCACGCCGCAGCACGCGCATCGTGCGTGTGGGCAAGCGCGGTGGATGCGCGAGCACGCCGCAGGCCTTCATCGAGAAGCTGATGGCGGCCGAGGCGTTGAAAGGCGAGCGAGTGGTGCGCCTGAAGGGCGGTGACCCGTTCGTCTTCGGCCGTGGCGGCGAGGAGGTCGAGCACCTGCGCAAGCTCGGCATCGAGGTGACCGTGGTCAACGGCATCACCTCGGGATTGGCGGCCGTCACGTCGCTCAACGTGCCGCTCACACATCGCGATCATGCGCACGGCGTCATCTTCGTCACCGGCCACGCCAAGGAGCATGGCCGTTCACCCGACTGGGCCACGCTCGCCGCCGCCGCGGCGCAGGGCCTCACGCTCGTCATCTACATGGGCGTCGCGCAAGCGGGCCACCTGCAACAGGGCCTGCTCGAAGGCCTGGGCCGCTCGACACCCATCGCGGTCGTGCAGCACGCTTCGCTGCCACACCAGCGCCACGCCGTCGGCACGCTGGGCGATCTGGCCGGCCTGATCGAGCGCGAAGGCCTGGGCAGCCCGGCCATCATCGTGGTGGGCGACGTGCTTCAGGGCCTCGCTTCCCTGCCCCTCGAAAGAGGGGCGACGCGCGTGGCCTGA
- a CDS encoding cache domain-containing protein, producing MRLKLKVFLLAVIPLLASAALIAWAVGQQEKSLSQRERALVESAYMANKEAELRHYVDLAQSVIAPLYQSGRDDEATKAEAMRLLAALDYGADGYFFLYDMSGRNLMHPRQPELMGRNLWEMRDAQGQPIIQQLIGKAREGGGYVQYVWQKPSTQQITPKLGYVVSLPRWNWMLGTGLYLDDIHATLAELDQQVSDNVRTTMWWIAGIALAGIAVLGACGLAFNLSESREADHKLRLLARQVVKSQEDERAHLSRELHDGTSQTLVSIKLLLESAQAQLDRDGSAPLAKALARLNDALHEVRNISHRLRPAELDVLGLPAALEQMGREFSEHSEMAFDMRVGGAASPLPDAVSTVLFRVTQEALTNIEKHAEAGEVQVRLVFGVTGVRLRITDDGVGFDAQAVALDPRRGIGLRNMRERVESIGGRFQMRSRPGRTEVVVDVPAASLRRLSPSERLAA from the coding sequence ATGCGCCTGAAGCTCAAGGTTTTCCTGCTGGCGGTGATCCCGCTGCTGGCGTCGGCCGCGCTCATCGCGTGGGCCGTCGGCCAGCAGGAGAAGAGCCTCTCTCAGCGCGAGCGTGCGCTGGTCGAGTCGGCCTACATGGCCAACAAGGAAGCCGAGCTTCGCCACTACGTGGACCTGGCGCAGAGCGTCATCGCACCGCTGTACCAGTCGGGCCGCGATGACGAGGCCACCAAGGCCGAGGCCATGCGCCTTCTGGCCGCCCTCGACTACGGCGCCGACGGCTACTTCTTCCTCTACGACATGAGCGGGCGCAACCTCATGCACCCGCGCCAGCCCGAACTCATGGGCCGCAACCTCTGGGAGATGCGCGACGCCCAGGGCCAGCCCATCATCCAGCAGCTCATCGGCAAGGCCCGCGAGGGCGGCGGCTACGTGCAATACGTCTGGCAGAAACCATCGACCCAGCAGATCACCCCGAAGCTCGGCTACGTGGTCTCGCTGCCGCGCTGGAACTGGATGCTCGGCACCGGCCTGTACCTCGACGACATCCACGCCACGCTTGCCGAGCTCGACCAGCAGGTCAGCGACAACGTGCGCACCACCATGTGGTGGATCGCCGGCATTGCGCTGGCCGGCATCGCAGTGCTCGGCGCCTGCGGCCTCGCCTTCAACCTCAGCGAATCGCGTGAAGCCGACCACAAGCTGCGCCTGCTCGCACGCCAGGTGGTGAAGTCGCAGGAGGACGAACGCGCCCACCTCTCGCGCGAGCTGCACGACGGCACCAGCCAGACGCTCGTCTCGATCAAGCTGCTGCTCGAATCGGCGCAGGCCCAGCTCGACCGCGACGGCAGCGCGCCGCTCGCCAAGGCGCTGGCCCGCCTCAACGACGCGCTGCACGAGGTGCGCAACATCTCGCACCGCCTGCGCCCCGCCGAGCTCGACGTGCTGGGCCTGCCTGCCGCGCTCGAGCAGATGGGGCGCGAGTTCAGCGAGCACAGCGAGATGGCGTTCGACATGCGCGTGGGCGGCGCGGCTTCGCCCTTGCCCGACGCGGTGAGCACCGTGCTCTTCCGCGTCACGCAAGAGGCCCTGACCAACATCGAAAAACATGCCGAAGCCGGCGAGGTGCAGGTGCGCCTCGTCTTCGGCGTCACCGGCGTGCGCCTGCGCATCACCGACGACGGCGTCGGCTTCGACGCACAAGCGGTGGCGCTCGACCCGCGCCGCGGCATCGGCTTGCGCAACATGCGCGAACGGGTGGAATCGATCGGCGGGCGCTTCCAGATGCGCTCGCGACCGGGCCGCACCGAAGTCGTGGTCGATGTGCCGGCGGCCTCGCTCCGGCGCCTTTCCCCTTCAGAGCGCCTGGCCGCATGA
- a CDS encoding MFS transporter: MNLAVPFPDLTLLRATIAVRAQFFIAGALFATWGIHVPTVKLHYGLGEQALAMAMLASGVGAVLTLTQAGRIVGRQGARRMAMLSGALCAGSLVALLVSQSYAVLLALMVVFGIGMSLLDVSINAAASELESLRKRNLMSGFHAMFSLGGMVGAGFGSALLSRGVDAETHLVVTSITSGVFVLLAGLVMLQTVAGSSQEGHGFSLPRGALGLLGVLAALGLIAEGAMYDWSVLYMAQELKSAPDFAALAYASFSGAMAAARFGGDWVRDRVAPAVLMSSSAALAAVSMAAVLLIAHPVATLIGFALVGLGFANVVPVLFGTAAKLDANPAHGIAVVASVGYFGMMAGPPLIGVIAEHSSLSVGLASVAVFAAILALAAPKALSPSR, encoded by the coding sequence ATGAACCTCGCCGTGCCCTTTCCTGACCTGACCCTGCTTCGCGCGACGATCGCTGTGCGCGCACAGTTCTTCATCGCCGGAGCGCTCTTTGCCACGTGGGGCATTCATGTGCCCACGGTCAAGCTGCACTACGGCCTTGGCGAACAGGCGCTCGCGATGGCGATGCTGGCGTCTGGTGTTGGCGCCGTGCTGACCTTGACCCAAGCCGGGCGGATCGTCGGCCGCCAGGGCGCGCGCCGCATGGCGATGCTGTCGGGCGCCTTGTGCGCAGGAAGCCTCGTCGCGCTGCTCGTGAGCCAGAGCTATGCCGTGCTGCTCGCGCTGATGGTGGTGTTCGGCATCGGCATGAGCCTGCTCGACGTGTCGATCAATGCGGCGGCGAGCGAGCTGGAAAGCCTGCGCAAGCGCAACCTCATGAGCGGCTTCCACGCCATGTTCAGCCTGGGCGGCATGGTGGGCGCGGGGTTTGGGAGTGCGCTGCTGTCGCGGGGTGTGGATGCAGAAACCCATCTCGTGGTGACGTCGATCACCTCTGGCGTCTTCGTCCTGCTGGCGGGCCTGGTGATGCTGCAGACCGTGGCCGGCTCGTCGCAGGAGGGCCACGGCTTCTCCTTGCCGCGCGGGGCGCTCGGGCTTCTGGGTGTGCTGGCGGCGCTTGGCCTGATCGCCGAAGGCGCGATGTACGACTGGAGCGTGCTCTACATGGCGCAGGAGCTGAAGAGCGCTCCGGATTTCGCGGCGCTGGCCTATGCGAGCTTCAGCGGTGCAATGGCGGCGGCTCGTTTCGGTGGCGACTGGGTGCGCGACCGTGTCGCGCCTGCGGTGTTGATGAGCAGCAGCGCCGCGCTCGCGGCAGTCTCGATGGCGGCGGTGCTCTTGATCGCGCACCCCGTTGCCACGCTGATCGGATTTGCGCTCGTCGGCCTCGGGTTCGCGAACGTGGTGCCGGTGCTGTTCGGCACTGCCGCGAAGCTCGATGCGAACCCGGCGCACGGCATTGCCGTGGTCGCCTCGGTCGGCTACTTCGGCATGATGGCCGGCCCGCCCCTGATCGGCGTGATCGCCGAGCATTCGTCTCTGTCGGTGGGCCTGGCCTCGGTGGCCGTCTTTGCCGCGATCCTGGCGCTGGCGGCGCCGAAGGCGCTCAGCCCTTCCAGGTGA
- a CDS encoding NAD(P)/FAD-dependent oxidoreductase, with protein sequence MGRFDAVVIGGGAAGLFCAGMAGQLGAKVLLIDHSEKVAEKIRISGGGRCNFTNRDAGPANFLSANPHFCRSALARYTPQDFIALVQRHRIPWHEKHKGQLFCDESSEDIIGMLLRECEQGRVTRWQGCAVQAVRSTAAGFELDTAEGPVRASKVVVATGGLSIPKIGASDFGYRLAKQFGHRIVETRPALVPLTFDAATWAPFSALSGLSLPVEIRTGPAKGSMAFLEDLLFTHRGLSGPAVLQISSYWQPGTPLRLDLAPQLNLATHLVQAKSGSKRKLQTELAALLPQRLAEGWLARHPTLTDRPLADLRDRDLQTLAQSLQAWEITPSGTEGYRKAEVTVGGVDTRELSSQTMESRLAPGLFFIGEVVDVTGWLGGYNFQWAWASAAACAQALADPSQSSH encoded by the coding sequence ATGGGGAGATTCGATGCAGTCGTGATCGGTGGGGGCGCAGCAGGCCTGTTCTGCGCCGGCATGGCGGGCCAGCTCGGCGCCAAGGTGCTGCTGATCGACCACAGCGAGAAGGTGGCCGAGAAGATCCGCATCTCGGGCGGAGGCCGCTGCAATTTCACTAACCGCGATGCAGGCCCGGCCAACTTCCTCTCGGCCAACCCGCACTTCTGCCGCTCGGCACTCGCCCGCTACACGCCGCAGGACTTCATCGCACTCGTGCAGCGCCACCGCATTCCCTGGCACGAGAAGCACAAGGGGCAGCTCTTCTGCGATGAATCGTCGGAAGACATCATCGGCATGCTCCTGCGCGAGTGCGAGCAGGGCCGGGTCACACGCTGGCAGGGCTGCGCGGTGCAGGCCGTGCGGTCGACCGCCGCCGGCTTCGAACTCGACACCGCGGAAGGCCCCGTGCGCGCCAGCAAGGTTGTCGTGGCCACCGGCGGGCTTTCCATTCCCAAGATCGGCGCCAGCGACTTCGGCTATCGGCTCGCAAAGCAGTTTGGCCACCGCATCGTCGAAACACGGCCGGCACTCGTCCCGCTGACCTTTGACGCGGCCACCTGGGCGCCCTTTTCCGCGCTGTCGGGGCTGTCGCTGCCGGTCGAGATCCGTACCGGCCCTGCCAAGGGCAGCATGGCCTTTCTCGAAGACCTGCTCTTCACCCACCGCGGCTTGAGCGGGCCGGCCGTGTTGCAGATCTCGAGCTATTGGCAGCCCGGCACGCCGCTGCGCCTCGACCTTGCACCCCAGCTCAACCTTGCCACCCACCTCGTCCAGGCCAAGTCGGGCTCGAAGCGCAAGCTGCAGACCGAACTCGCCGCCCTCCTTCCCCAGCGCCTGGCCGAAGGCTGGCTCGCACGCCACCCGACGCTCACCGACCGCCCGCTCGCCGACCTGCGCGACCGCGACCTGCAGACCCTTGCCCAGAGCCTGCAGGCGTGGGAGATCACGCCCTCCGGCACCGAGGGCTACCGCAAGGCCGAAGTCACGGTCGGCGGGGTCGACACCCGGGAACTGAGTTCCCAGACGATGGAAAGCCGCCTTGCGCCGGGCCTCTTCTTCATCGGCGAGGTGGTCGACGTGACCGGCTGGCTCGGGGGTTACAACTTCCAGTGGGCCTGGGCCAGCGCCGCGGCCTGTGCCCAAGCCCTCGCAGATCCCTCTCAGAGCAGCCACTAA
- the ybiB gene encoding DNA-binding protein YbiB: MSISHHIKEIGRGKEGARALKREQAHDLMSQVLDGKVTDLELGAFALAMRIKGETIDETAGFLQATTERCLPITPPRPAVVLPSYNGARKLPNLTPLLALLLAQEDIPVLVHGMPEDPGRVTTAEIFHDLGLPIARDAGDVAAAWARHEPVYIRTDVLCPPLARLLDARWTIGLRNSGHTVAKLLDPCPAGSAMRVVNYTHPEYGQMLTGFLQHTLANAMLMRGTEGEPVADPRRLPKLDVFIDGVLRSDLSVAAHDGVLRELPVLPRTCDAATTAMYIQSVISGEKPAPAPLAQQVACLQASLEALAHAHPQEKLA; the protein is encoded by the coding sequence ATGAGCATCAGCCACCACATCAAGGAAATCGGTCGCGGCAAGGAAGGCGCCCGCGCATTGAAGCGTGAACAGGCGCACGACCTGATGAGTCAGGTGCTCGACGGCAAGGTCACCGACCTCGAACTCGGCGCCTTTGCGCTGGCCATGCGCATCAAAGGCGAGACGATCGACGAGACCGCGGGCTTCCTGCAGGCGACGACCGAGCGCTGCCTGCCGATCACCCCCCCCCGGCCGGCCGTCGTTCTGCCCTCGTACAACGGCGCTCGCAAGCTGCCCAACCTCACGCCCTTGCTGGCGCTGCTGCTGGCGCAGGAAGACATCCCGGTGCTCGTGCATGGCATGCCCGAAGACCCGGGCCGTGTGACCACCGCCGAGATCTTTCACGACCTGGGCCTGCCCATCGCCCGCGACGCCGGCGACGTGGCCGCCGCCTGGGCGCGGCACGAGCCGGTCTACATCCGCACCGACGTGCTGTGCCCACCGCTCGCGCGCCTGCTCGACGCACGCTGGACCATCGGCCTGCGCAACTCCGGCCACACGGTGGCCAAGCTGCTCGACCCCTGCCCCGCCGGCAGCGCGATGCGCGTCGTCAACTACACCCACCCCGAGTACGGCCAGATGCTGACCGGCTTCCTGCAGCACACCCTGGCCAACGCGATGCTGATGCGCGGTACCGAAGGCGAGCCGGTGGCCGACCCGCGCCGCCTGCCGAAGCTCGATGTCTTCATCGACGGCGTGCTGCGCAGTGATCTGTCGGTGGCCGCCCACGACGGCGTGCTGCGCGAGCTGCCGGTGCTGCCGCGCACCTGCGATGCGGCCACCACCGCGATGTACATCCAGTCGGTGATCAGCGGCGAGAAGCCTGCCCCGGCGCCTCTCGCCCAACAAGTCGCCTGCCTGCAGGCCTCGCTCGAAGCCCTCGCCCACGCCCATCCTCAGGAGAAACTGGCATGA